One Lycium barbarum isolate Lr01 chromosome 5, ASM1917538v2, whole genome shotgun sequence genomic window carries:
- the LOC132641217 gene encoding two-component response regulator ARR11-like isoform X1 yields the protein MMENGKNSAGFSSPRTDTFPAGLRVLVVDDDPTWLKILEKMLKKCSYEVTTCGLAREALYLLRERKDGFDIVISDVNMPDMDGFKLLEHVGLEMDLPVIMMSVDGETSRVMKGVQHGACDYLLKPIRMKELRNIWQHVLRKKMQEARDIGNHELDQYDEVWMLNGAEILSGKKRKDFENKHDEKEMSDSRCVDSSSMKKARVIWTIELHQKFVKAVNQIGFDKVGPKKILDLMGVPWLTRENVASHLQKYRLYLTRLQKEDEVKGSFCGMKHPDVSCKETSSSLSLQNPVDVCTDVTKDKHGGVSEDKAIVHNGKVKGVVSMPTAEPRSVVEDNFDSQTAGSKIGLNDSFGLINTDVKSATVPTPYCSTGEAPQLQYKQDFQPHFQSENGLSHQPLPVLSHQIPVDRTPATRILNHVPSREERDKHPNTEPKPSFFKSKSEGAGKFSPVESTVNLFQPVSHHQQTNFHTLEQMPSTTWSATSHNVVNVPQSSARNLTLGSGSIVASLGGDMCGASIQGECFPANNGLWNIEQFDYNDPHPISGVPTCLYDTLRFDYEYPIDSLDGIVMDQGLFIV from the exons ATGATGGAGAACGGTAAAAACAGTgctggtttttcttctccaagaactGATACTTTCCCAGCTGGTTTAAGGGttcttgttgttgatgatgatccTACTTGGTTGAAGATTCTTGAAAAGATGCTTAAGAAGTGTTCTTATGAAG TAACAACATGTGGTCTAGCACGAGAGGCTCTATATCTGCTCCGAGAGAGAAAAGATGGGTTTGACATTGTGATCAGTGATGTTAACATGCCTGACATGGATGGATTTAAGCTTCTGGAACATGTTGGACTTGAGATGGATCTTCCCGTCATAA TGATGTCTGTTGATGGTGAAACAAGCAGGGTGATGAAGGGTGTTCAACATGGTGCATGTGATTATCTCTTAAAGCCTATACGGATGAAAGAACTTAGGAACATATGGCAGCATGTACTCAGAAAAAAGATGCAGGAAGCAAGGGACATTGGAAATCATGAACTGGACCAATATGATGAAGTGTGGATGCTTAATGGAGCTGAAATCCTTTcaggaaagaagagaaaagatTTTGAGAATAAGCATGATGAAAAAGAAATGTCTGATTCAAGATGTGTTGATTCTTCTTCCATGAAGAAAGCCAGAGTAATTTGGACTATAGAACTTCATCAGAAATTTGTCAAGGCTGTAAACCAGATTGGATTTGACA AAGTTGGTCCCAAGAAGATCCTTGACTTGATGGGTGTCCCATGGTTGACTAGAGAAAATGTTGCTAGCCACTTACAG AAGTATCGCCTCTACTTGACTAGGTTGCAGAAAGAAGATGAAGTTAAAGGTTCATTTTGTGGGATGAAGCATCCAGATGTTTCTTGTAAAGAAACTTCTTCAAGTCTCAGCCTTCAGAATCCAGTGGATGTGTGCACCGATGTTACAAAAGACAAGCATGGTGGTGTTTCTGAAGACAAAGCTATTGTTCATAATGGGAAGGTAAAGGGTGTTGTTTCAATGCCAACGGCAGAGCCTAGGTCTGTGGTTGAAGATAACTTTGATTCTCAGACTGCTGGTTCAAAGATAGGCCTCAACGATTCCTTTGGATTGATCAATACTGATGTAAAAAGTGCTACGGTACCCACACCATATTGCTCTACTGGAGAAGCTCCACAACTTCAATACAAGCAAGACTTTCAACCACATTTTCAATCAGAAAATGGGTTAAGTCACCAGCCACTGCCTGTGCTTTCTCATCAAATTCCAGTTGATCGCACACCAGCGACAAGGATTCTCAACCATGTACCTTCTCGTGAAGAGAGGGACAAACATCCAAATACAGAACCTAAACCTTCTTTCTTCAAGAGCAAAAGTGAAGGAGCAGGAAAATTTTCTCCAGTAGAAAGTACTGTTAACTTGTTTCAACCTGTGAGCCATCATCAACAAACAAATTTTCATACTCTTGAGCAAATGCCAAGTACTACATGGAGTGCGACGAGTCACAATGTAGTCAATGTTCCGCAATCAAGCGCAAGAAATCTAACTTTGGGAAGTGGATCAATTGTTGCATCTCTAGGCGGGGACATGTGTGGTGCTTCTATTCAAGGGGAATGTTTTCCAGCTAATAATGGTCTTTGGAACATAGAGCAATTTGACTACAATGATCCACATCCCATTTCTGGAGTTCCAACATGCTTGTATGATACATTGAGGTTTGATTATGAGTATCCAATTGATTCATTGGATGGTATTGTGATGGACCAAGGTCTGTTCATAGTCTAA
- the LOC132641217 gene encoding two-component response regulator ORR26-like isoform X2 — MPDMDGFKLLEHVGLEMDLPVIMMSVDGETSRVMKGVQHGACDYLLKPIRMKELRNIWQHVLRKKMQEARDIGNHELDQYDEVWMLNGAEILSGKKRKDFENKHDEKEMSDSRCVDSSSMKKARVIWTIELHQKFVKAVNQIGFDKVGPKKILDLMGVPWLTRENVASHLQKYRLYLTRLQKEDEVKGSFCGMKHPDVSCKETSSSLSLQNPVDVCTDVTKDKHGGVSEDKAIVHNGKVKGVVSMPTAEPRSVVEDNFDSQTAGSKIGLNDSFGLINTDVKSATVPTPYCSTGEAPQLQYKQDFQPHFQSENGLSHQPLPVLSHQIPVDRTPATRILNHVPSREERDKHPNTEPKPSFFKSKSEGAGKFSPVESTVNLFQPVSHHQQTNFHTLEQMPSTTWSATSHNVVNVPQSSARNLTLGSGSIVASLGGDMCGASIQGECFPANNGLWNIEQFDYNDPHPISGVPTCLYDTLRFDYEYPIDSLDGIVMDQGLFIV; from the exons ATGCCTGACATGGATGGATTTAAGCTTCTGGAACATGTTGGACTTGAGATGGATCTTCCCGTCATAA TGATGTCTGTTGATGGTGAAACAAGCAGGGTGATGAAGGGTGTTCAACATGGTGCATGTGATTATCTCTTAAAGCCTATACGGATGAAAGAACTTAGGAACATATGGCAGCATGTACTCAGAAAAAAGATGCAGGAAGCAAGGGACATTGGAAATCATGAACTGGACCAATATGATGAAGTGTGGATGCTTAATGGAGCTGAAATCCTTTcaggaaagaagagaaaagatTTTGAGAATAAGCATGATGAAAAAGAAATGTCTGATTCAAGATGTGTTGATTCTTCTTCCATGAAGAAAGCCAGAGTAATTTGGACTATAGAACTTCATCAGAAATTTGTCAAGGCTGTAAACCAGATTGGATTTGACA AAGTTGGTCCCAAGAAGATCCTTGACTTGATGGGTGTCCCATGGTTGACTAGAGAAAATGTTGCTAGCCACTTACAG AAGTATCGCCTCTACTTGACTAGGTTGCAGAAAGAAGATGAAGTTAAAGGTTCATTTTGTGGGATGAAGCATCCAGATGTTTCTTGTAAAGAAACTTCTTCAAGTCTCAGCCTTCAGAATCCAGTGGATGTGTGCACCGATGTTACAAAAGACAAGCATGGTGGTGTTTCTGAAGACAAAGCTATTGTTCATAATGGGAAGGTAAAGGGTGTTGTTTCAATGCCAACGGCAGAGCCTAGGTCTGTGGTTGAAGATAACTTTGATTCTCAGACTGCTGGTTCAAAGATAGGCCTCAACGATTCCTTTGGATTGATCAATACTGATGTAAAAAGTGCTACGGTACCCACACCATATTGCTCTACTGGAGAAGCTCCACAACTTCAATACAAGCAAGACTTTCAACCACATTTTCAATCAGAAAATGGGTTAAGTCACCAGCCACTGCCTGTGCTTTCTCATCAAATTCCAGTTGATCGCACACCAGCGACAAGGATTCTCAACCATGTACCTTCTCGTGAAGAGAGGGACAAACATCCAAATACAGAACCTAAACCTTCTTTCTTCAAGAGCAAAAGTGAAGGAGCAGGAAAATTTTCTCCAGTAGAAAGTACTGTTAACTTGTTTCAACCTGTGAGCCATCATCAACAAACAAATTTTCATACTCTTGAGCAAATGCCAAGTACTACATGGAGTGCGACGAGTCACAATGTAGTCAATGTTCCGCAATCAAGCGCAAGAAATCTAACTTTGGGAAGTGGATCAATTGTTGCATCTCTAGGCGGGGACATGTGTGGTGCTTCTATTCAAGGGGAATGTTTTCCAGCTAATAATGGTCTTTGGAACATAGAGCAATTTGACTACAATGATCCACATCCCATTTCTGGAGTTCCAACATGCTTGTATGATACATTGAGGTTTGATTATGAGTATCCAATTGATTCATTGGATGGTATTGTGATGGACCAAGGTCTGTTCATAGTCTAA
- the LOC132641216 gene encoding protein WVD2-like 7 yields MGEFSSACLVRSFSQPSQERTEGDPLRALTTSVSFGRFMSESLDWEKWSSFTHNRYLEEVEKYAKPGSVAEKKAYFEAQHKRAAAKKAALLLEQKNNDHSTVNSELTGTNSYVGIEETQRQEEELNVTTQIIDDSQRESKSTENGHLNVTNPNLDNCTMRFELPENSSDMGIEEVQGNEEHNTTTSGSYPAHEEINLEIAGTENSIEQSYPVENEVKSLDQPENVVVEASDNIAQLKEKTQTKNAAMAGESMLSMKKKLKKPLSLTTRLTNKNESSRFKSHVKPVTALQPIVTDKSAPTSGKNGKVLIDKKRPNPKSRHMSIKFSSHREETKKRLSPIVEKIVNSRLVRSITKTSRDSKVQQTSTLASVSGISKRPSETPQRESRRARTDQSYCRSRKEEGESLSHSGNLKSINKHGNVACSPTVFSPFSLRSEERAAKRREFFQKLEQKLNTEEAEKEQRQAKPKEKATSSSKVLISRAKSNPSIHHESESSSNQMKKEKATSSSKVLTPRAKPDTSIHQERELSSIQMKKEKATGSSKVVTSRAKPNASIHQSRAELNASIHRERESSSNQMKKEKAMGSSKVVTSRAKPNASIHQSRTEPNASVHRERETSSNQLKKMPCSPKFRRKPVSEIQDNKQRQPWRLSGKPEGSKDVKRENSLPNHFPVEGRSDNPKSFICESTRENASPNIQV; encoded by the exons GGAGACCCTTTACGTGCATTAACAACCTCAGTATCATTTGGAAGATTTATGTCTGAATCACTGGACTGGGAGAAGTGGTCCTCATTTACTCACAATCGGTATCTTGAGGAAGTTGAGAAGTATGCAAAGCCTGGTTCAGTTGCTGAGAAGAAAGCTTACTTCGAGGCTCAACATAAAAGGGCAGCTGCTAAAAAAGCTGCCTTGTTGCTAGAGCAGAAAAACAATGATCATTCCACAGTGAACTCTGAATTGACAGGGACTAACAGTTATGTGGGTATTGAAGAAACGCAACGACAAGAGGAAGAGTTGAATGTGACAACTCAAATTATTGATGATTCTCAAAGGGAATCCAAGTCCACTGAGAATGGCCATTTGAATGTGACAAATCCAAACCTTGATAACTGCACAATGCGCTTTGAGTTGCCAGAGAATAGCAGTGATATGGGTATTGAAGAAGTGCAGGGAAATGAGGAGCATAATACAACTACCTCTGGCAGTTATCCTGCTCATGAAGAAATTAACTTGGAAATTGCTGGGACCGAAAACTCTATCGAACAATCTTATCCAGTAGAGAATGAAGTCAAGTCATTGGATCAGCCGGAAAATGTTGTTGTAGAGGCAAGTGATAATATAGCACAACTGAAGGAGAAGACACAAACAAAG AATGCTGCTATGGCGGGAGAATCAATGCTGTCAATGAAGAAGAAGCTGAAGAAACCATTATCCTTAACGACTAGGTTAACAAATAAGAATGAATCATCAAGGTTCAAATCTCATGTCAAACCGGTGACAGCTCTGCAACCTATAGTGACTGATAAATCTGCTCCAACTAGTGGAAAGAATGGAAAAGTCTTGATTGACAAAAAGCGACCAAATCCAAAATCTCGTCACATGTCAATCAAGTTTTCTTCTCACAGAGAGGAAACAAAGAAAAGATTGTCTCCGATTGTTGAAAAGATAGTGAATTCAAGACTTGTAAGATCCATCACCAAAACATCTAGAGACAGCAAAGTTCAACAGACTTCAACTCTG GCATCGGTAAGTGGGATATCAAAGCGTCCTTCTGAAACCCCTCAACGAGAAAGTAGAAG GGCTAGAACTGACCAATCATACTGTAGAAGCAGAAAAGAAGAGGGTGAATCGCTATCACACTCAGG AAACCTCAAATCAATAAACAAGCATGGAAACGTAGCATGTTCCCCTACTGTATTTTCTCCTTTCAGCTTAAGGAGTGAAGAAAGAGCAGCAAAGAGAAGAGAG TTTTTTCAGAAGCTAGAGCAAAAGCTGAACACCGAGGAGGCAGAAAAAGAGCAGCGACAAGCCAAACCAAAG GAGAAAGCCACCAGTAGTTCTAAAGTGCTTATATCAAGAGCTAAATCAAATCCAAGCATTCATCATGAAAGTGAATCATCTAGTAATCAAATGAAGAAG GAGAAAGCGACTAGTAGTTCTAAAGTGCTTACACCAAGAGCTAAACCAGATACAAGCATTCATCAGGAAAGAGAATTATCAAGTATTCAGATGAAGAAG GAGAAAGCCACGGGTAGTTCTAAAGTGGTTACATCAAGAGCTAAACCAAATGCAAGCATTCATCAATCAAGAGCTGAACTAAATGCAAGCATTCATCGTGAAAGAGAATCATCAAGTAATCAAATGAAGAAG GAGAAAGCCATGGGTAGTTCTAAAGTGGTTACATCAAGAGCTAAACCAAATGCAAGCATTCATCAATCAAGAACTGAACCAAATGCAAGCGTTCATCGTGAAAGAGAAACATCAAGTAATCAATTGAAGAAG ATGCCTTGTTCACCTAAATTCCGTAGGAAGCCAGTGTCAGAAATCCAAGACAACAAACAGCGACAACCTTGGAGGCTTTCAGGGAAGCCTGAGGGATCGAAAGATGTTAAAAGGGAAAACAGCCTTCCAAACCATTTCCCAGTGGAAGGTAGATCAGACAACCCCAAATCATTTATCTGTGAGAGTACGCGGGAAAATGCTTCTCCAAATATCCAAGTTTAA